TTGCGGAAGTAGCTACCGATGCCGGTGCAGCCGCTGCTCGTGGTCAGGACCACGGCTAGCAAGAGCCCGACGAGGCATGAATTGAACGAACGGGAGAGCATCCTTGCCCCCTCCTTGGTACGCGTAAGTGGCTGCCGATCCCTGGCGCCACCGATTTAATGCACACACAAGGAAGGATCGGCACACTAGGCACGATCGGATTACTAGGAACGGGGGGCACCGGTCAGTCTCGCTCACCGGAGCAGCAGGAATCTCCGGCAAAGTTTGCCTCGCGAGAGTTGTTGAGCCTCTCGCAAGGCAGTTTGTAGCGATTAGTGCGTCGCTTTTGCGCTAGCGATGGCAGGTTGTGCTGGTTGTTTGGCTTGCGCGGGCTCTTCCGTAGCGACAACCCGCGGCGAGAGCCATTCGCTCAAGCCTTGGAAGAGGACGTAGAAGATCGGCACAAAGAACACGCTGAGGACTGTCGAGGCGATCATGCCGCCGAACACCGCCGTGCCGAGCGCCCGCTGACCAGCGGCACCAGCTCCTTCGGCAATCACCAGTGGCACCACACCCAGGATGAACGCGAACGAGGTCATCAGAATCGGCCGGAAACGCATCCGGGCTGCTTCGACCGAGGCCTCGACGATCGACTTGCCTTGGTGCCGCAGTTCGCGCGCGAATTCGACGATCAGAATGGCATTTTTGCTCGCCAGGGCGATGATCAGCACGATGCCGATTTGCGTGTAGAGATTGTTGTCGAGTCCAAGGATCGAAACGGCAGCGATCGCGCCGAGCAGACCGAGTGGCACGACCAGAATCACCGCAATTGGCGTGATCCAGCTTTCGTACTGCGCGGCGAGCACCAGGTAGACCAGCAGCACCGCCATCACGAAGATGCCGATCGCTTCGTTACCGACCCGCTTCTCTTGGTAGCTCATGCCGGTCCATTCAAAGCCGATCGACTGCGGCAGTTTTTCGTCGGCAATCGACTCGAGCAGTTTCAGCGAATCCCCTGAGCTGAACCCAGGGGCCGGTTCGCCACCGACCGAGGCGCTGGGATAGAGGTTGTAGCGCGTGATCGTTTGCGGACCAAACACCGGCTTCACCGCCGCGAGCGTACTCATCGGCACCATCTTGCCACTGCTGCTGCGCACTTCCAAACGCAAGATATCTTCGGGCTCGGCCCGAAACTGCGGCTCGGCTTGCACGCGGACTTGATACGTCCGGCCGAACTTGTTGAAGTCGTTGACGTAGCTCGAACCGAGATAGGCTTGCAAAGTGCCGAACACATTTAGCAGCGGCACGTCGAGGCTCTTCACTTTCACACGATCGACTTCGATGAACAGCTGCGGCACACCAGGGCGGAAGGTCGATCGAATGCTGGCGAGCGAAGGATTCTTCATCCCCTCGTCGATCACTTCCTGCATGGCGGTTTGAAGTTCGTTGAGACCGACGTCGGCCCGGTCTTGCACCTGCATTTCGAAGCCACCTCGCACACCGAGGCCACGAATTGCCGGAGGGGCAAACGGGAAGATCACCGCCTCGTCGATCTCGGCGAATTTGGCCCCCATCATCCCCATGATTTCGTTGAGCGATTGGCCCTCGTGCTGCAGCCGCTCCTCCCAGTTGTCGAGCGTGACGAAGAGGGTGCCGGCATTCGACGCGGTGCTGTTATCGAGCAGCGACAAACCACCGATCGAGATCCAGTCGGCGACGCCAGGAATCGAAGCGAGCTTGTCGTCGATTTGACGCATCACCGATTTAGTGCGCTCTTGCGAGGCAGCATCGGGGAGCTGCACGGCGACGAACAGGTAGCCTTGATCTTCGGTAGGCAAGAAGCCGGTGGGAACGCGGGTGTACCACCAGCCAGTGAGCAAAACGAGCGCGACAAACGCCACCACCACGAGCGCCATTTGGCGGAGCAGTCCACCGACGATCCAGATGTAAACGTTTTCGCAGTGGCCATAAACATAGTTAAAACCACGGAAAAAGATGTTCTTCTTGCCGGTTGGTGGCCGGAGCCACAAAGCACACTGCGCTGGTTTGAGGGTGACGGCGTTGATGGCCGAGATCACCGCCGTGGCGGCAATGGTGAGGGCGAATTGCCGGTAGAGCTGGCCGGTGATGCCGCTCATAGCAGCGCTCGGAATGAACACCGCGAGGAGCACCAGCGTGATGCCGATGATCGGCCCGAGCACTTCATCCATCGCGCGGATCGTTGCCTGTTTGGGCTTCTCTCCTTTTTCGATGTGATGCGCGGCGTTTTCGACAATCACGATCGCGTCGTCGACCACAATGCCGATCGCCAGCACGAGTCCAAACAGTGTGAGCATGTTGACCGAGAACCCGAGCCACGCCATCGCCGCAAAGGCACCGATGAGTGTCACCGGCACGGTGGTCGCAGGAATCAAAACCGCGCGCCAGTCTTGCAGGAAGACCAGGATCACGATCAGCACCAGCACGCCCGCTTCGAGAAGTGTTTTGTAAACTTCGTGAATCGAGGCTTCCACGAACTTGGTGGTGTTCAGCGGCATTGTGTACGAAACGCCTTGCGGAAACGACTTCGCGAGTCGCTCCATGGCATGCTCGACTTCGGTCGTCACTTCGAGGGCGTTGGCGCCGGGAAGCTGGAAGATACCGATGTTGGCGGTCGGTGCCCCTTGCTTCAGGTTGAACTGATCGTAACTCTGAGCGCCGAGTTCGACCCGGGCGACATCTTTGAGGTAGGTGAGTCGACCATCTTCTCCCGTTTTAACGACGATATTCTCGAACTGCTCGGGCCGGTTGAGACGACCGAGCGTGCTGACGGTGTACTGAAACGCGAGGGCATTTTCCGCCACCACCGGAGGCTGACCCACCTGCCCTGCTGCCACTTGCACGTTTTGCTCGGCGACAGCCGCTTGCACATCTTGCACCGTCAGGCCGCGAGCGCGGAGCTGATCGGGATCGAGCCACAATCGCATGCTGTAGTTGCCGGTGCCGAACACCGTCACTTCACCCACCCCCTTCACGCGGCTGAGTTCGTCGCGAATGCGGAGCGTGGCGTAGTTGGCTAAAAACAGGCTGTCGAGCTCGGGCTTATCCGAGGCGAGCGTGATCACCAGCAGCAGCGCTGCCGACTGTTTTTTCACGGTCAAACCTTGGCGTTTGACCTCTTCGGGCAAGAGCGCTTCGGCCGACGAGACACGGTTTTGCACGAGCACTTGGGCATCGTCGAGATTCGTGCCGATTTCGAAAGTGACTGTCAGGGAGTACGAACCGTCGCTCGACGAGGTGCTCGACATGTAGAGCATATTCTCGACGCCGTTCACCTGCTGTTCGATCGGCGCAGCGACGGTGCTGGCCACCACTTGCGCATCGGCGCCGGGATAGACGCACGTCACACGAACTGTCGGCGGAGTGATTTCGGGGTACTGTTCGACAGGCAAACGCCACAGCGCAACGCCGCCGATCACCATCGTGAGGATGGCGATCACATTGGCAAACACAGGATGGTCGATGAAGAATCGCGAGAACATATTCCGCTTACTACTCCTGGCTGTGATCTGCGGGGGACTTCGGCGCTGGCAACACAGCAGGGGTCGACTGGATTGGCTGCGCAGCGGCAGCAGCTGGCTTCGTGGCCACAGGCTTCGTCGTAGCGGGTTCGGTGGCGCCCGCTGTCGGGGAAGCGGGAGTAGCAGGCGATTCGTCCACTAAATCAAAACGCACCTTCGAACCAGGTCGAGCACGCTGCAGGCCCGAGATCACCACGTTCTCTCCCTCGCTCAGTCCCGTGCGAATCACGCGATAATCGCCTTCGGTTGGGCCAAGCGTGACCGAGCGTTTTTCGACCACGTTGTCGGCGCCGATGATCAGTAAAAAGTCGCCGACCTGATCGGAACCCACCGCTTGCTGTTTCACGAGCAGGCGATCTTGTTCGGGGCTCACGCTCACGCGCACGCGGACAAACATCCCCGGCACCAGTTGCCCTTCAGGATCGGCCACTTTCACCCGTCGCATGGTGGTGCCGGTGGAAGCGTCGATCCCATATTCCGTGTAGTCCATCTCGCCGCTGAAGGCATATTCCTTCGAATCCCCGAGCGCCACTTGAATTTCGTCCGCCTTGGGAA
This window of the Pirellula staleyi DSM 6068 genome carries:
- a CDS encoding multidrug efflux RND transporter permease subunit, whose translation is MFSRFFIDHPVFANVIAILTMVIGGVALWRLPVEQYPEITPPTVRVTCVYPGADAQVVASTVAAPIEQQVNGVENMLYMSSTSSSDGSYSLTVTFEIGTNLDDAQVLVQNRVSSAEALLPEEVKRQGLTVKKQSAALLLVITLASDKPELDSLFLANYATLRIRDELSRVKGVGEVTVFGTGNYSMRLWLDPDQLRARGLTVQDVQAAVAEQNVQVAAGQVGQPPVVAENALAFQYTVSTLGRLNRPEQFENIVVKTGEDGRLTYLKDVARVELGAQSYDQFNLKQGAPTANIGIFQLPGANALEVTTEVEHAMERLAKSFPQGVSYTMPLNTTKFVEASIHEVYKTLLEAGVLVLIVILVFLQDWRAVLIPATTVPVTLIGAFAAMAWLGFSVNMLTLFGLVLAIGIVVDDAIVIVENAAHHIEKGEKPKQATIRAMDEVLGPIIGITLVLLAVFIPSAAMSGITGQLYRQFALTIAATAVISAINAVTLKPAQCALWLRPPTGKKNIFFRGFNYVYGHCENVYIWIVGGLLRQMALVVVAFVALVLLTGWWYTRVPTGFLPTEDQGYLFVAVQLPDAASQERTKSVMRQIDDKLASIPGVADWISIGGLSLLDNSTASNAGTLFVTLDNWEERLQHEGQSLNEIMGMMGAKFAEIDEAVIFPFAPPAIRGLGVRGGFEMQVQDRADVGLNELQTAMQEVIDEGMKNPSLASIRSTFRPGVPQLFIEVDRVKVKSLDVPLLNVFGTLQAYLGSSYVNDFNKFGRTYQVRVQAEPQFRAEPEDILRLEVRSSSGKMVPMSTLAAVKPVFGPQTITRYNLYPSASVGGEPAPGFSSGDSLKLLESIADEKLPQSIGFEWTGMSYQEKRVGNEAIGIFVMAVLLVYLVLAAQYESWITPIAVILVVPLGLLGAIAAVSILGLDNNLYTQIGIVLIIALASKNAILIVEFARELRHQGKSIVEASVEAARMRFRPILMTSFAFILGVVPLVIAEGAGAAGQRALGTAVFGGMIASTVLSVFFVPIFYVLFQGLSEWLSPRVVATEEPAQAKQPAQPAIASAKATH